The following proteins come from a genomic window of Mycobacterium sp. DL:
- a CDS encoding glucarate dehydratase family protein, whose amino-acid sequence MSAIRITGARITPVAFADPPLLNTVGVHQPYALRAIIQLDTDAGLVGLGETYADTRHLARLQAAADAITGLDVFSLNAIRAAIAVRLHGDDAAVGTAGMITTASAVDQVLSPFEVACLDIQGHAVGRPVSDLLGGKVRDAVPFSAYLFYKWAAHPGAEPDRFGEALDPDGIVAQARRIIDEYGFTAIKLKGGVFPPEEEMAAIEALHAAFPGVPLRLDPNAAWTPQTSVKVASGLAGILEYLEDPTPGLDGMAEVAAQAPMPLATNMCVVAFDQLAPAVAKQSVRVVLSDHHYWGGLQRSRQLAGICETFGLGLSMHSNSHLGISLAAMVHLAGATPKLTYACDTHWPWKAEEVVKPGALSFVDGSVTVPTTPGLGVEIDEDALAALHEQYVCCGIRDRDDTGYMQTVDPGFELLSPRW is encoded by the coding sequence ATGTCGGCGATCCGCATCACCGGCGCCCGCATCACCCCGGTGGCGTTCGCCGACCCGCCACTGCTCAACACCGTCGGCGTGCACCAGCCGTATGCGCTGCGCGCGATCATCCAGCTCGACACCGACGCCGGCCTGGTGGGCCTCGGCGAGACCTACGCCGACACCCGCCATCTGGCCCGGCTGCAGGCCGCCGCGGACGCGATCACCGGGCTGGACGTGTTCTCGCTCAACGCTATCCGTGCGGCGATCGCGGTCCGGCTGCACGGTGACGACGCCGCGGTGGGGACCGCGGGCATGATCACCACGGCGAGTGCGGTCGACCAGGTGCTCTCGCCGTTCGAGGTGGCTTGCCTCGACATTCAGGGGCACGCCGTCGGGCGCCCGGTCTCGGACCTGCTGGGGGGTAAGGTCCGAGACGCGGTGCCGTTCAGCGCGTACCTGTTCTACAAGTGGGCGGCCCACCCCGGCGCCGAACCCGACCGGTTCGGCGAGGCTCTCGACCCGGACGGCATCGTCGCCCAGGCCCGTCGCATCATCGACGAATACGGCTTCACCGCCATCAAGCTCAAGGGCGGGGTGTTCCCTCCCGAGGAGGAGATGGCGGCGATCGAGGCGCTGCACGCGGCATTCCCCGGGGTGCCTCTGCGGCTTGACCCCAACGCCGCCTGGACCCCGCAGACGTCGGTGAAGGTGGCCTCCGGCCTGGCCGGCATCCTGGAGTACCTCGAGGATCCGACGCCGGGCCTCGACGGGATGGCGGAGGTGGCTGCGCAGGCGCCGATGCCGCTGGCGACCAACATGTGCGTCGTCGCGTTCGACCAACTGGCCCCCGCGGTGGCCAAACAGTCGGTGCGCGTTGTTCTCTCCGACCACCACTACTGGGGCGGGCTGCAGCGTTCGCGGCAGCTGGCCGGGATCTGCGAGACCTTCGGCCTCGGGCTGTCGATGCACTCCAACTCGCACCTGGGCATCAGCCTGGCCGCGATGGTGCACCTGGCCGGTGCCACGCCGAAACTGACCTACGCGTGTGACACGCACTGGCCGTGGAAGGCCGAGGAGGTCGTCAAACCGGGCGCGTTGTCGTTCGTCGACGGCTCAGTCACGGTCCCGACGACCCCCGGGCTCGGTGTGGAGATCGACGAGGACGCATTGGCTGCGCTGCACGAGCAGTACGTGTGCTGCGGGATCCGCGACCGCGACGACACCGGCTACATGCAGACCGTCGACCCGGGATTCGAGCTGCTCAGCCCCCGCTGGTAG
- a CDS encoding 5-dehydro-4-deoxyglucarate dehydratase: MRPTFDGVLFFPVTPFTESGDVDFDALTRHLAKGVDAGPGGVFIACGTGEFHAMEDQEFGAVVRTAVEVVAGRVPVYAGTGGSVAQAKRFALAAKESGADGLLLLPPYLVEVPQAGLVDYTRAVAEATDLPVIVYNRNNAKFTEASAVAVAKIPNVVGFKDGTGNFDQVARIVAAVTSEVDPDFLFFNGLPTAETTQLAYRAIGVPLYSSATFAFAPDLALAFYNSLESGNRELTDALLNAFFNPLVRLRDTVPGYAVSLVKAGVTMEGVPAGPVRPPLIMPTDDDLAELKAIVAAGRAVLADALSGAV; the protein is encoded by the coding sequence ATGCGTCCGACCTTTGACGGCGTCCTGTTCTTCCCCGTCACCCCGTTCACCGAGTCCGGCGATGTCGACTTCGATGCGCTGACCCGCCACCTCGCCAAGGGTGTGGACGCCGGCCCCGGGGGCGTGTTCATCGCCTGCGGCACAGGCGAATTCCACGCCATGGAGGATCAAGAGTTCGGCGCGGTCGTCCGCACCGCCGTCGAGGTGGTCGCCGGACGCGTGCCGGTCTACGCCGGAACGGGTGGCTCGGTGGCCCAGGCCAAGCGATTCGCGTTGGCCGCCAAGGAATCCGGCGCCGACGGGCTGCTGCTGCTGCCGCCCTACCTCGTCGAGGTGCCCCAGGCCGGCCTGGTCGACTACACGCGCGCCGTCGCCGAGGCGACCGACCTGCCCGTCATCGTCTACAACCGCAACAACGCGAAGTTCACCGAGGCCTCCGCCGTCGCGGTCGCCAAGATTCCCAACGTCGTCGGATTCAAGGACGGCACCGGGAACTTCGACCAGGTGGCTCGCATCGTCGCCGCCGTCACCAGCGAGGTGGACCCCGACTTCCTGTTCTTCAACGGTCTGCCCACCGCGGAGACCACGCAGCTCGCCTACCGCGCGATCGGGGTGCCGCTGTACTCGTCGGCGACGTTCGCCTTCGCGCCCGACCTGGCGCTGGCGTTCTACAACAGCCTCGAGTCCGGCAACCGGGAGCTGACCGACGCGCTGCTCAACGCGTTCTTCAACCCGCTGGTCCGGCTGCGCGACACGGTGCCCGGTTACGCGGTGTCGCTGGTCAAGGCCGGCGTCACGATGGAAGGTGTGCCCGCCGGCCCGGTGCGGCCACCGCTGATCATGCCGACCGACGACGACCTCGCCGAGCTGAAGGCGATCGTCGCCGCAGGCCGCGCAGTGCTGGCCGACGCCCTGTCCGGAGCGGTCTGA
- a CDS encoding ABC transporter substrate-binding protein has translation MNPAAPTTRRMRRSLTALALAGVTVAAGGCTVANSGGGGYDPNTLRIVLPQEPPTLEPCESSLTSTGVVVRSNITEPLIERDSTTGDLQPLLATDWEQTSPTEWTFTLRDGVTFSDGAPFTSEDAAFSIDRAVNSDLQCNVDGYVFGDEELSLQTPDANTVVVGTTEPDPILPLRLSFVEIVPRTTSTTEKVREPIGTGPYAIEDWEYGQKLSLASNPTYWGQPPAFPRAEYQWRSEGSVRAAMITNDEADIATGLGPEDGAGDLGVPFQNNETTALRIQATEPPLDDIRVRQAINYAVNRTGIVKALFRDLGEPAAQLIPTGVVGYNDELQIWPHDIDKAKALVAEAKADGVPVDTEIRLIGRTAQFPKIAETIEVMQSEFTEIGLNVKIEMMDTAAQLEYQLRPFPPNTGPYLLMIMHGNQAGDAAFTLDQYMLSDGPQAAYGTPEFDAKIRAAEALTDEARQDAFAQLFAEEPEEIMQMAYLAHMQGILGKSPRVDYTPNPATGDEMQLAAMTPAGNDRTDQS, from the coding sequence ATGAACCCCGCAGCACCGACCACCCGCCGCATGCGTCGGAGCCTGACGGCTCTCGCCCTCGCGGGAGTCACCGTCGCTGCCGGCGGCTGCACCGTCGCGAACTCCGGCGGCGGCGGATACGACCCCAACACGCTGCGCATCGTGCTCCCCCAGGAGCCACCGACGCTCGAGCCGTGCGAGAGCTCACTGACCTCCACCGGCGTCGTGGTCCGCTCCAACATCACCGAACCGCTCATCGAGCGCGACTCCACCACCGGTGACCTGCAGCCGCTGCTGGCCACCGACTGGGAACAGACCAGCCCCACCGAGTGGACCTTCACCCTCCGTGACGGCGTGACGTTCTCCGACGGAGCCCCGTTCACCTCCGAGGACGCCGCATTCTCCATCGACCGCGCCGTCAACTCCGACCTGCAGTGCAACGTCGACGGATACGTCTTCGGGGACGAGGAACTCTCGCTGCAGACGCCGGACGCCAACACCGTCGTCGTCGGCACCACCGAGCCGGATCCGATTCTGCCGCTGCGACTCTCCTTCGTCGAGATCGTGCCCCGCACCACCAGCACCACCGAGAAGGTCCGGGAGCCGATCGGCACCGGCCCGTACGCGATCGAAGACTGGGAGTACGGCCAGAAGCTCTCCCTGGCAAGCAATCCCACCTACTGGGGCCAGCCGCCCGCGTTCCCGCGCGCCGAATACCAGTGGCGCAGCGAGGGCAGCGTCCGCGCCGCCATGATCACCAACGACGAGGCCGACATCGCCACCGGACTCGGTCCTGAGGACGGCGCCGGCGACCTCGGGGTGCCGTTCCAGAACAACGAGACCACCGCACTGCGCATCCAGGCCACCGAACCGCCGCTGGACGACATCCGGGTGCGCCAGGCCATCAACTACGCCGTCAACCGCACCGGCATCGTCAAGGCGCTGTTCCGGGACCTGGGTGAGCCTGCCGCACAACTGATCCCGACCGGCGTAGTCGGTTACAACGACGAGCTGCAGATCTGGCCGCACGACATCGACAAAGCCAAGGCTCTTGTCGCCGAGGCCAAGGCCGACGGGGTGCCCGTCGACACCGAGATCCGGCTGATCGGTCGCACGGCGCAGTTCCCGAAGATCGCCGAGACCATCGAGGTGATGCAGAGCGAGTTCACCGAGATCGGCCTCAACGTCAAGATCGAGATGATGGACACCGCAGCGCAACTGGAGTATCAGCTGCGTCCGTTCCCTCCCAACACCGGGCCGTACCTGCTGATGATCATGCACGGCAACCAGGCCGGTGACGCCGCGTTCACCCTCGACCAGTACATGCTCTCCGACGGACCGCAGGCCGCCTACGGCACACCGGAGTTCGACGCGAAGATCCGCGCCGCCGAGGCGCTGACCGACGAGGCCCGCCAGGACGCGTTCGCCCAACTGTTCGCCGAAGAGCCCGAGGAGATCATGCAGATGGCCTACCTCGCCCACATGCAGGGCATCCTCGGCAAGTCGCCGAGGGTCGACTACACCCCCAACCCGGCGACCGGCGACGAGATGCAGCTGGCCGCAATGACCCCGGCCGGCAACGACCGCACCGACCAGTCCTGA
- a CDS encoding LysR substrate-binding domain-containing protein, giving the protein MFSLARLSCFVAVAEELHFGRAAERLHMTQPPLSRQVQQLESELGVQLIDRTTRTVTLTPAGAAFLPDARRILQLAEGAAQTVKRIPAGDLGTVVVGFTAASAHAVLPRLLERARERLPDVKLDLREMVTAAQIEGLMTGELDLGMARPPLKRPGLVSRPLLHEQLIVALPAGHHLVDLARQLTLTDLDGQDVVMYSPVQARYFNDLLVSTFTIAGATPNYVQYVTQVHTMLVLVRSGLGIALVPASAATLHPEGVVFRTIGAFRERPVELDAVWRGDSTNPALLRLLKDVLPQQEWTTDDLVEGVS; this is encoded by the coding sequence ATGTTCTCGCTGGCACGCCTGTCCTGCTTCGTCGCCGTCGCCGAGGAACTGCACTTCGGCCGCGCCGCGGAGCGGCTGCACATGACGCAGCCTCCGCTGTCCCGTCAGGTTCAGCAGCTCGAGAGCGAACTCGGGGTGCAGCTCATCGACCGCACCACCCGGACGGTGACGCTGACCCCGGCGGGCGCGGCGTTCCTGCCCGACGCGCGGCGCATCCTGCAGCTCGCCGAGGGGGCCGCGCAGACGGTCAAGCGCATTCCCGCGGGCGACCTCGGCACCGTCGTCGTCGGATTCACCGCCGCCTCCGCGCACGCCGTGCTGCCGCGACTGCTGGAACGCGCGCGGGAACGGCTGCCCGACGTCAAGCTCGATCTGCGCGAGATGGTGACCGCCGCGCAGATCGAAGGCCTGATGACCGGCGAGCTGGATCTGGGAATGGCGCGCCCGCCCCTGAAACGCCCGGGCCTGGTGTCGCGGCCGTTGCTGCACGAGCAGCTGATCGTCGCGCTGCCCGCGGGCCATCACCTGGTCGATCTGGCGCGGCAGCTGACGCTGACCGACCTCGACGGGCAAGACGTGGTGATGTATTCGCCTGTGCAGGCACGCTATTTCAACGATCTGCTGGTCAGCACGTTCACCATCGCCGGTGCAACGCCGAACTATGTGCAGTACGTGACACAGGTGCACACCATGCTGGTGCTGGTGCGCTCAGGCCTCGGGATCGCACTGGTGCCGGCGTCGGCGGCGACGCTGCACCCGGAGGGTGTGGTGTTCCGGACGATCGGGGCGTTCCGGGAGCGGCCCGTCGAGCTGGATGCGGTGTGGCGGGGCGATTCGACCAATCCGGCGTTGTTACGTCTACTCAAAGATGTTCTGCCGCAACAGGAGTGGACCACCGACGACCTGGTCGAGGGCGTCAGCTGA
- a CDS encoding 2-hydroxyacid dehydrogenase has protein sequence MTTQGDAAQKPTVLQVGPLKPSLAQTLADDYAARVLPDSAGERKAFLAGHGAEITAVVTSGRTGVDASLMEALPNLGAVVNFGVGYDTTDVDAASARGVGVSNTPDVLTDCVADTAVGLVIDTLRHFSASDRYVRAGRWAVEGNYPLTRQVSNSRVGVIGLGRIGRAIALRLSAFGCTISYHNRSELSDSPYTYASSPVELARGVDVLVVAAAGGDGTRGLVDGEVLDALGSDGYLINIARGSVVDQDALVSALVDGRLAGAGLDVFADEPQVPEVLFGLDNVVLLPHVASGTVQTRAAMEALTLQNLDAFLATGELVTPVQQPAPAR, from the coding sequence ATGACGACTCAAGGTGATGCCGCGCAGAAGCCGACCGTGTTGCAGGTCGGGCCGTTGAAGCCGTCGCTCGCGCAGACGCTGGCCGACGACTACGCCGCCCGGGTGCTGCCCGACTCCGCGGGCGAGCGAAAGGCGTTCCTCGCCGGCCACGGCGCGGAGATCACCGCGGTGGTGACCTCGGGTCGCACGGGGGTGGACGCTTCGCTGATGGAAGCCCTGCCGAACCTCGGCGCGGTGGTCAACTTCGGCGTCGGCTACGACACCACCGATGTCGACGCGGCCTCAGCTCGGGGCGTCGGGGTGAGCAATACCCCCGACGTCCTGACCGACTGTGTGGCGGATACGGCCGTGGGTCTGGTGATCGACACGCTCCGGCACTTCTCGGCCTCGGACCGCTACGTGCGGGCCGGCCGCTGGGCGGTCGAGGGGAACTACCCGCTGACCCGCCAGGTCAGCAACAGCCGCGTGGGCGTCATCGGACTGGGCCGTATCGGCAGGGCGATCGCGTTGCGGCTCAGCGCCTTCGGCTGCACGATCAGCTACCACAACCGCAGCGAGCTCTCGGATTCGCCGTACACCTATGCGTCGTCACCGGTGGAGTTGGCCCGCGGGGTGGACGTGCTGGTTGTCGCCGCAGCCGGCGGCGACGGCACGCGGGGTCTGGTGGACGGCGAGGTGCTCGACGCGCTGGGCTCCGACGGCTATCTGATCAACATCGCGCGCGGCAGCGTGGTCGACCAGGATGCGCTGGTCTCCGCGCTGGTCGATGGCAGGCTGGCCGGCGCGGGCCTGGACGTGTTCGCTGACGAGCCACAGGTGCCGGAGGTGCTGTTCGGCCTGGACAACGTGGTGTTGCTGCCGCACGTCGCCAGCGGGACCGTGCAGACGCGGGCCGCCATGGAGGCGCTGACGCTGCAGAACCTCGACGCCTTCCTGGCCACGGGTGAGCTCGTCACACCGGTCCAGCAACCGGCTCCCGCCCGCTAG